From Medicago truncatula cultivar Jemalong A17 chromosome 7, MtrunA17r5.0-ANR, whole genome shotgun sequence, a single genomic window includes:
- the LOC25499929 gene encoding heat shock cognate 70 kDa protein yields MAKNQEGCAIGIDLGTTYSCVAVWHEEHGRVEIIHNDQGNKTTPSFVAFAKDERFIGDSAKNQAAMNPENTVFDAKRLIGRKFSDPVVQKDIMSWPFKVIADMNDKPMISLKYKGREKHFCAEEISSMVLTKMREIAEEYLESSVMNAVITVPAYFNDSQRKATIDAGVIAGLNVLKVINEPTAAAIAYGLGKRTNCVEERNIFVFDLGGGTFDVSLVTIKDKVFEVKATGGDTHLGGEDFDNRMVYYFVEEIKRKKKLKIVGNPKAMRRLRTACEKAKRTLSFASVTNVEVDALFKGVDFSSSITRAKFEEINMDLFDECMEIVEKCLSDAKIDKSRVDDVVLVGGSSRIPKVQQLLQNFFKGKELCKSINPDEAVAYGAAVQAALLSGSVKNVPNLVLIDVAPLSLGIDLIHDVMSVVIPRNTSIPVKITKKYITAADNQKRVAIDVYEGERPRASDNHLLGSFTLSGLPPAAARGHSFDVCFDVDQNGILTVSAMDKSTGSKNEITITNDKGRLSAEQIKRLVKEAEAYSIDDKKFLRKAKVMNALDDCVYKLENVLKKKDINLKLSSKENKKINAAIKKATKLLDENDHQNESDVLQDHLNELESMYERIMGKSC; encoded by the exons ATGGCAAAAAATCAAGAAGGATGTGCCATCGGAATAGACCTTGGGACGACATACTCATGTGTTGCTGTGTGGCATGAAGAACACGGTAGAGTTGAGATTATACACAATGATCAAGGCAACAAAACTACTCCgtcttttgttgcttttgctAAAGATGAAAGGTTTATCGGTGATTCCGCTAAGAATCAAGCTGCCATGAACCCAGAAAACACCGTCTTTG ATGCTAAGAGACTAATTGGTAGGAAGTTTAGTGATCCTGTGGTCCAAAAAGATATAATGTCGTGGCCATTCAAGGTCATTGCGGATATGAATGACAAACCAATGATTTCCCTCAAGTACAAGGGACGGGAGAAACACTTTTGTGCAGAGGAAATTTCGTCTATGGTACTCACAAAGATGCGGGAGATTGCTGAGGAATATCTAGAATCATCGGTTATGAATGCTGTCATTACTGTCCCGGCTTACTTCAACGATTCTCAGCGAAAAGCCACCATAGATGCTGGTGTCATTGCTGGCCTTAATGTATTGAAGGTAATCAATGAACCAACTGCTGCAGCTATTGCATATGGCCTTGGCAAGAGAACTAACTGTGTTGAAGAACGGAATATTTTTGTCTTTGACCTTGGTGGTGGGACTTTTGATGTGTCTCTCGTTACAATTAAGGATAAGGTCTTCGAAGTTAAGGCCACCGGTGGAGACACTCATCTTGGGGGTGAGGACTTTGATAATAGAATGGTATACTATTTTGTTGAGgaaatcaaaaggaaaaaaaaattgaaaattgttggGAACCCAAAAGCCATGAGGAGGTTGAGAACTGCATGTGAAAAAGCAAAAAGGACACTTTCTTTCGCCTCTGTGACCAATGTTGAGGTAGACGCTTTATTTAAGGGTGTTGATTTTTCTTCGTCAATCACTCGTGCCAAGTTTGAGGAAATCAATATGGACCTTTTTGATGAGTGCATGGAGATTGTTGAGAAGTGTCTTAGTGATGCTAAGATTGACAAGAGCAGAGTTGATGATGTTGTCCTTGTTGGTGGGTCTTCTAGGATTCCGAAAGTGCAGCAACTATTGCAGAACTTCTTCAAGGGGAAGGAATTATGCAAAAGTATCAACCCTGATGAGGCTGTTGCTTATGGTGCTGCTGTTCAGGCTGCTTTGTTAAGTGGAAGCGTCAAGAATGTTCCAAACTTGGTGTTGATTGATGTCGCACCACTATCTCTTGGTATTGATTTAATACATGATGTCATGAGTGTGGTGATTCCTAGGAACACTTCAATTCCTGTCAagattacaaaaaaatatattacagcTGCAGATAACCAAAAAAGGGTCGCAATTGACGTCTATGAGGGTGAGAGACCAAGAGCAAGTGACAATCATCTTCTTGGTTCTTTCACTCTTTCTGGCTTACCCCCTGCAGCTGCTCGTGGCCATTCTTTTGATGTATGCTTTGATGTCGATCAAAATGGTATTTTGACAGTTTCTGCTATGGACAAATCCACTGGTAGTAAGAATGAGATTACAATAACCAATGACAAAGGAAGGTTATCGGCTGAACAAATTAAAAGATTGGTTAAAGAAGCTGAGGCGTACTCTATCGATGATAAGAAATTCTTAAGAAAGGCAAAAGTAATGAATGCACTGGACGACTGTGTTTACAAATTGGAAAATgtgttgaagaagaaagatattAATTTAAAGCTCTCttcaaaagaaaacaagaagATCAATGCTGCAATTAAAAAGGCCACAAAATTGCTTGATGAGAATGACCATCAAAATGAAAGTGATGTTCTTCAGGATCACTTGAATGAGCTCGAGAGTATGTATGAGCGCATTATGGGCAAGTCCTGCTAG